In Archangium violaceum, the following are encoded in one genomic region:
- the ruvB gene encoding Holliday junction branch migration DNA helicase RuvB, translated as MAKAKRKSDDTLSGEALNDEVRVEASLRPRTFDEYVGQSAVVEKLKVYVQAAKSRGESLDHCLFSGPPGLGKTSLAYLMATELGVGIHVTSGPAIERKGDLAGLLTNLNERDILFIDEVHRLNVAIEEYLYPAMEDFRLDITIDTGPAARAMKIDLPPFTLIGATTRTGLLTSPLRDRFQIQERLEYYEPKHLEMILNRSARILGVKLDREGAKEISTRARGTPRIANRLLRRLRDFAEVEGDGTITQELASQSLTRLGVDPSGLDAMDRKILLTILDKFGGGPVGVETIAASVGEQRDTIEDVYEPYLLQEGFLQRTPRGRVATHHAYAYFNKKAPTTAQGSLW; from the coding sequence ATGGCGAAGGCGAAGCGGAAGTCCGACGACACACTCTCTGGAGAGGCGCTCAACGACGAGGTCCGCGTCGAGGCCTCGCTGCGTCCGCGCACCTTCGACGAGTACGTGGGGCAGAGCGCCGTCGTCGAGAAGCTCAAGGTGTACGTGCAGGCGGCCAAGAGTCGTGGCGAGTCGCTCGACCACTGTCTCTTCTCCGGCCCCCCGGGTCTGGGCAAGACGTCGCTGGCCTACCTCATGGCCACCGAGCTGGGCGTGGGCATCCACGTCACCAGCGGCCCCGCGATCGAGCGCAAGGGCGACCTGGCCGGCCTCCTCACCAACCTCAACGAGCGCGACATCCTCTTCATCGACGAGGTCCACCGCCTCAACGTCGCCATCGAGGAGTACCTCTATCCGGCCATGGAGGACTTCCGGCTGGACATCACCATCGACACCGGCCCCGCCGCCCGGGCGATGAAGATCGACCTGCCGCCCTTCACCCTCATCGGTGCCACCACCCGCACCGGCCTCCTCACCTCGCCGCTGCGCGACCGCTTCCAGATTCAAGAGCGGCTCGAGTACTACGAGCCCAAGCACCTGGAGATGATCCTCAACCGCTCGGCGCGCATCCTCGGCGTCAAGTTGGATCGCGAGGGCGCGAAGGAGATCTCCACCCGCGCGCGCGGCACCCCGCGTATCGCCAACCGGCTGCTGCGCCGGCTGCGCGACTTCGCCGAGGTGGAGGGCGATGGCACCATCACCCAGGAGCTGGCCTCTCAGTCGCTCACCCGGCTCGGCGTGGACCCCTCCGGTCTGGACGCGATGGACCGTAAAATCCTGCTCACCATCCTCGACAAGTTCGGCGGGGGCCCGGTGGGCGTGGAGACCATCGCCGCCAGCGTGGGCGAGCAGCGCGATACCATCGAGGACGTGTACGAGCCGTACCTCCTGCAGGAAGGCTTCCTCCAGCGCACGCCGCGGGGCCGAGTAGCCACGCACCACGCGTACGCCTATTTCAACAAGAAGGCGCCCACCACGGCGCAGGGGTCCCTCTGGTGA
- a CDS encoding zinc-dependent alcohol dehydrogenase, with product MKGLVFALSIPKYVLAKGIGGMYPKLHYGRGSCLSLRELASPTLPGPDWVRLRPLLAGLCGSDMGTIFFKMSPQMEPFNSFPAVLGHEVLAEVKELGPQARGVEVGQKVVVNPLLPCRLRGIQPPCAPCAAGQENGCEHTAEGCLAPGHLLGFQKDLPGGMGTEMVAHPSQLHPLPEGVGDTAGVLVEPLAVSLHAVLKVPLKDGDRVLVIGGGPVAFACLWAIRALGSRCHVTLLAAEEYQLRLAKQLGADEAFRVMRDDTAEAEEVARRTGAKVYRPILGPPALMGGYEVTFDCIGSATSVQDSLRYTRSLGKVVLVGAAGILERVDWTTVWRNELTLLGSYVYGPESFRGERKHTFDLVLELLARREGPDPSVLVTHTFPLARYQEAIEANLARGQYQSVKTVFDLTVNP from the coding sequence GTGAAGGGACTCGTCTTCGCACTCTCCATCCCCAAGTACGTCCTCGCCAAGGGGATTGGAGGAATGTACCCGAAGCTGCACTACGGGCGTGGGAGCTGTCTCTCCCTGCGTGAGCTGGCCTCCCCCACCCTGCCCGGACCGGACTGGGTGCGGCTGCGCCCGCTGCTGGCGGGCCTGTGCGGCTCGGACATGGGGACGATCTTCTTCAAGATGAGCCCCCAGATGGAGCCCTTCAACAGTTTTCCCGCGGTGCTGGGCCACGAGGTGCTCGCCGAGGTGAAGGAGCTGGGGCCCCAGGCGCGCGGCGTGGAGGTGGGACAGAAGGTGGTGGTGAATCCGCTGCTGCCCTGCCGCCTGCGGGGCATCCAGCCGCCCTGCGCGCCGTGCGCGGCTGGCCAGGAGAACGGCTGCGAGCACACCGCCGAGGGCTGCCTCGCACCGGGGCATCTGCTCGGCTTCCAGAAGGACCTGCCCGGGGGCATGGGGACGGAGATGGTGGCACACCCCTCGCAGCTCCACCCGCTGCCGGAAGGGGTGGGAGACACGGCCGGCGTGCTGGTGGAGCCGCTCGCGGTGAGCCTGCACGCGGTGCTGAAGGTGCCGCTGAAGGACGGGGATCGGGTGCTGGTGATCGGCGGTGGGCCGGTGGCCTTCGCGTGCCTCTGGGCCATCCGCGCGCTGGGCTCGCGCTGTCATGTGACGCTGCTGGCGGCCGAGGAGTACCAGCTGCGGCTGGCGAAGCAGCTCGGGGCGGACGAGGCCTTCCGGGTGATGCGGGACGACACCGCCGAGGCCGAGGAGGTGGCGAGGCGCACGGGCGCGAAGGTGTACCGCCCCATCCTCGGCCCGCCAGCGCTCATGGGGGGCTACGAGGTGACATTCGACTGCATCGGCAGCGCGACCTCGGTGCAGGACTCGTTGCGCTACACGCGCTCGCTGGGGAAGGTGGTGCTGGTGGGGGCGGCGGGCATCCTGGAGCGGGTGGACTGGACGACGGTGTGGCGCAACGAGCTCACGCTGCTCGGCTCCTACGTGTACGGCCCGGAGAGCTTCCGGGGCGAGCGCAAGCACACGTTCGACCTGGTGCTGGAGCTGCTCGCCCGCCGGGAGGGCCCGGATCCGAGCGTGCTCGTGACACATACCTTTCCGCTCGCGCGTTACCAGGAGGCCATCGAGGCCAACCTGGCGCGTGGCCAGTACCAGTCGGTGAAGACCGTCTTCGACCTCACGGTGAACCCATGA
- a CDS encoding helix-turn-helix domain-containing protein: protein MHLGATIRLLRVDAGLSLRDLARRIGVSSAYLSRVENGLDAAPTPERLAAIARELGVPPTLLMDVAHRVSPFVAHYLEQVPGAGMLFLEMARRGLSGPQLARVREFLDAEFPMRAAGSEAPVPALVPLLAPERMVLRLTCAALEDALDVAAGRLVGSCPGMSAPWLVAELKRREAEASSMVGNGVAVPHAIVEHAAPVAAVVTLAKPLKAETPDGLPLRLLVVLVGGERGRAHLVRLAHVARLASHGLAERLADEEQPQQLLSRLTELEALR, encoded by the coding sequence ATGCACCTGGGAGCGACCATCCGACTGCTGCGCGTGGACGCGGGGCTGAGCCTGCGCGACCTCGCCCGTCGTATCGGCGTGTCCAGCGCCTACCTCAGCCGCGTGGAGAACGGGCTGGACGCGGCCCCCACGCCGGAGCGGCTCGCCGCCATTGCCCGCGAGCTGGGCGTGCCCCCCACGCTCCTCATGGACGTGGCGCACCGGGTGAGCCCCTTCGTGGCCCACTACCTGGAGCAGGTGCCCGGCGCGGGCATGCTCTTCCTGGAGATGGCGCGCCGGGGCCTCTCCGGCCCGCAGCTCGCCCGGGTCCGTGAGTTCCTCGACGCGGAGTTTCCCATGCGCGCCGCCGGGAGTGAGGCTCCGGTGCCGGCACTGGTGCCGCTGCTGGCGCCGGAGCGGATGGTGCTGCGCCTCACCTGCGCCGCACTCGAGGACGCGCTGGATGTGGCCGCGGGGCGGCTGGTGGGGTCCTGCCCCGGCATGAGTGCCCCCTGGCTGGTGGCGGAGCTGAAGCGGCGTGAGGCGGAGGCCTCCAGCATGGTGGGCAACGGCGTGGCGGTGCCGCACGCCATCGTCGAGCACGCCGCGCCGGTGGCCGCCGTGGTGACGTTGGCCAAGCCCCTCAAGGCCGAGACGCCGGATGGCCTGCCCCTGCGGCTGCTGGTGGTGCTCGTGGGAGGAGAGCGCGGACGTGCGCACCTGGTGCGGTTGGCACATGTGGCGCGGTTGGCCAGTCATGGTCTGGCCGAGCGGCTCGCCGATGAGGAGCAGCCCCAACAATTGCTTTCCCGGCTCACGGAGCTGGAAGCCCTGCGATGA
- a CDS encoding cation:proton antiporter: MADLAHNPLSLLLVQLVIIIGLSRLIGRGARWLGQPLVIAEVLAGILLGPSLLGWVAPEVMGTLFPASSMPVLKMLSQVGLILFMFLIGLELEPRVLRGQGRTSVLISHTSLLVPLLLGALVAWWLYPRLSEPSVPLPFFVLFVGLALSMTAFAVLARILSERGLLRSKVGLLALTCAAVDDVTAWCLLAFLVSLVRASGLEQGVYTTLFVLLYIGFMLGVLRPFLHRLGARVASREGLNQNVVALIVLLLLASSWVTERIGIHTLFGAFLFGAIIPKEGGLAEALVERLEDVVGVMLLPVFFVYSGLRTHLELLGSGSDWALCGLILLVASVGKFGGSAVAARLSGLRWREAGALGILMNVRGLMGLIVLNLGLDLGLISPKLFTMMVVMALVTALIASPLLRWVYPPGEQVQDRVPLAPVSPPVVPAPFTVLMCVGQGQVGRGMATLGHALIGSSAEPSQFYALHLVAPSDHSSFHPRREEDTSGDALAPLLGRASSLGLEVRPLSFVSAEPGLDICRTAEAKQASLILLGWHEPLFSRAMLGGTVHEVMREAGTDVAVLVDRGLEGVRRVLVPFLDGPHDRAALALARRLLRSTDAQVTVLHVTPSAGARGPTAARSRVEKLFPGAPGRVHTRVVAHGSPEDAALEEARRGYDLVVMGVGARHRERLIREAPTSLLVVHPHSQASAGEAADVADNEPDTAPALPADGPFP; encoded by the coding sequence ATGGCCGATCTCGCGCACAACCCGCTCAGCCTGCTCCTCGTGCAGCTCGTGATCATCATCGGTCTGTCCCGGCTCATCGGGCGGGGAGCGCGGTGGCTGGGCCAGCCCCTCGTCATCGCCGAGGTGCTCGCGGGCATCCTGCTGGGCCCCTCGCTGCTGGGGTGGGTGGCCCCGGAGGTGATGGGCACGCTCTTTCCCGCGAGCAGCATGCCGGTGCTGAAGATGCTGAGCCAGGTGGGGCTCATCCTCTTCATGTTCCTCATCGGGCTGGAGTTGGAGCCGCGGGTGCTCCGGGGACAGGGCCGGACGTCGGTGCTCATCAGCCACACCAGCCTCCTGGTGCCCCTGCTGCTCGGGGCGCTGGTGGCGTGGTGGCTCTACCCGCGCCTGTCCGAGCCCTCGGTGCCGCTGCCCTTCTTCGTGCTCTTCGTGGGGTTGGCCCTGAGCATGACCGCCTTCGCGGTGCTGGCGCGAATCCTCTCGGAGCGCGGCCTGCTGCGCTCCAAGGTGGGACTGCTCGCCCTGACCTGCGCGGCGGTGGATGACGTGACGGCGTGGTGCCTGCTGGCCTTCCTCGTCTCCCTGGTGCGCGCCTCGGGGCTCGAGCAGGGGGTGTACACCACGCTCTTCGTGCTGCTCTACATCGGCTTCATGTTGGGAGTGCTGCGGCCCTTCCTTCATCGGCTGGGCGCGCGCGTGGCGAGCAGGGAGGGCCTCAACCAGAACGTGGTGGCCCTCATCGTGCTGCTGCTGCTGGCCTCCTCGTGGGTGACCGAACGCATTGGCATCCATACCCTCTTCGGCGCCTTCCTCTTCGGGGCCATCATCCCCAAGGAGGGTGGACTGGCCGAGGCGCTGGTGGAGCGGTTGGAGGACGTGGTGGGGGTGATGCTGCTGCCCGTCTTCTTCGTCTACAGCGGCCTGCGCACCCACCTGGAGCTGTTGGGGAGTGGCTCGGACTGGGCCCTGTGCGGCCTCATCCTCCTGGTGGCCAGCGTGGGCAAGTTCGGCGGCAGCGCGGTGGCCGCGAGACTCTCGGGCCTGCGCTGGCGCGAGGCGGGGGCCCTCGGCATCCTGATGAATGTGCGCGGGTTGATGGGGCTCATCGTCCTCAACCTCGGCCTGGACCTGGGGCTCATCTCTCCCAAGCTCTTCACCATGATGGTGGTGATGGCCCTGGTGACCGCCCTCATCGCCTCGCCGCTGCTGCGCTGGGTGTATCCGCCTGGGGAACAGGTCCAGGACCGGGTGCCGCTCGCCCCCGTGAGTCCACCGGTGGTTCCCGCGCCCTTCACCGTGTTGATGTGCGTGGGGCAGGGGCAGGTGGGCAGGGGGATGGCGACCCTGGGGCACGCCCTCATCGGCTCCAGCGCCGAGCCCTCCCAGTTCTACGCCCTGCACCTCGTGGCCCCCAGCGACCACTCCTCCTTCCATCCCCGGCGGGAAGAGGACACGTCAGGAGATGCCCTGGCCCCGTTGCTGGGCCGCGCGAGCAGCCTGGGCCTGGAGGTGCGGCCGCTGTCGTTCGTGTCGGCCGAGCCCGGGTTGGACATCTGCCGCACGGCCGAGGCCAAGCAGGCCAGCCTCATCTTGCTGGGCTGGCACGAGCCGCTCTTCAGCCGCGCGATGCTGGGCGGCACCGTGCACGAGGTGATGCGGGAGGCGGGCACGGACGTGGCGGTGCTGGTGGACCGGGGCCTGGAGGGCGTGCGCCGGGTGCTGGTGCCCTTCCTCGACGGCCCGCATGACCGGGCGGCGCTCGCCCTGGCGCGGCGCCTGCTGCGCTCCACGGACGCACAGGTGACGGTGCTGCACGTCACTCCTTCCGCGGGTGCGCGCGGGCCCACGGCGGCGCGGTCCCGGGTCGAGAAGCTCTTCCCGGGAGCGCCTGGGCGCGTGCACACCCGGGTGGTGGCGCACGGCTCGCCCGAGGACGCGGCCCTGGAGGAAGCACGGCGTGGCTATGACCTCGTGGTGATGGGAGTCGGGGCCAGGCACCGCGAGCGCCTCATCCGCGAGGCTCCCACGTCACTGCTGGTGGTTCACCCCCATTCCCAGGCCAGCGCAGGTGAGGCCGCCGATGTCGCCGACAACGAACCCGATACGGCCCCGGCGCTCCCAGCCGATGGCCCCTTCCCTTGA
- a CDS encoding cation:proton antiporter, producing MHAVGHNPLTLLIVQFIVIIGVSRLIGRGARWLGQPLVIAEVLAGILLGPSLLGWVAPGAMEWLFPASSMSVLKMLSQVGLILFMFLIGLELDPKLLKGRGHASVVISHTSILVPFGLGAAAALWFYPRLSEPSVPFSSFVLFMGVAMSITAFPVLARILTERRLLTSKVGAMTITCAAVDDVTAWCLLAFVVSIVRASDLMHAGLTTLFAMLYIAFMLGVVRPFLSRLGARVANKEGLNQNGVALTLMMLLASSWATELIGIHALFGAFMMGAVIPKEGGLAQALAEKLEDVAVVLLLPLFFAFSGLRTEIGLLSTSDHWLMCGFIILLACVGKFGGSAVAARLTGMRWREAGAIGILMNTRGLMELIVLNLGLDLGVISPTLFTMMVVMALVTTFMTTPLLRIIYPPEEMARDQVSLTPVAPLAEAPPFTVLMCVSHEQAGAGMVTLGRALLGTPSPSSQLYALHLIRPTERASFHLRHDPEKASGNTLAPLLGRASSLGLEVRPLSFVSAEPGLDICRTAEAKQASLILLGWHKPLFSRTMLGGTVHEVMQEAGTDVAVLVDRGLENVRRVLVPFIGSSHDRAALGLARRLLQHSDAEVTVLHVTQPEGPREHSGARPLVEALFPEGSGRVHFKVVAHDSPEDAALEECRRGYDLVVAGVGAEWGLEDQLFGLRGERLLRDAPTSLLIVRHSASSPAAEATAATEAVPALTAGNAAS from the coding sequence ATGCACGCCGTCGGACACAACCCCCTGACCCTACTGATCGTGCAATTCATCGTGATCATTGGGGTTTCCCGGCTGATCGGGCGGGGCGCGCGGTGGCTGGGGCAGCCGCTGGTCATCGCCGAGGTGCTCGCGGGCATCCTGCTGGGGCCCTCGCTGCTGGGGTGGGTGGCCCCCGGGGCCATGGAGTGGCTGTTCCCGGCCAGCAGCATGTCGGTGCTGAAGATGCTGAGCCAGGTGGGGCTCATCCTCTTCATGTTCCTCATCGGGCTGGAGCTGGACCCCAAGCTACTCAAGGGCCGGGGGCACGCCTCGGTGGTCATCAGCCACACGAGCATCCTGGTGCCCTTCGGGTTGGGCGCGGCGGCGGCGCTCTGGTTCTACCCGCGTCTGTCCGAGCCCTCGGTGCCCTTCTCCTCCTTCGTGCTCTTCATGGGCGTGGCGATGAGCATCACCGCCTTCCCGGTGCTCGCGCGCATCCTCACCGAGCGGCGGCTGCTGACCTCCAAGGTGGGGGCCATGACCATCACCTGCGCGGCGGTGGACGACGTGACGGCGTGGTGCCTGCTGGCCTTCGTCGTCTCCATCGTGCGGGCCTCGGACCTGATGCACGCGGGGCTCACCACGCTCTTCGCGATGCTCTACATCGCCTTCATGCTGGGCGTGGTGCGGCCGTTCCTCTCGCGGCTGGGCGCGCGCGTGGCGAACAAGGAGGGCCTCAACCAGAACGGCGTCGCCCTGACGCTGATGATGCTGCTGGCGTCCTCGTGGGCCACGGAGCTCATCGGCATCCACGCCCTCTTCGGCGCCTTCATGATGGGCGCGGTCATCCCCAAGGAGGGCGGGCTGGCGCAGGCGCTGGCCGAGAAGCTCGAGGACGTGGCGGTGGTGCTGCTGCTGCCCCTCTTCTTCGCCTTCAGCGGTCTGCGCACGGAGATCGGCCTGCTGTCCACCAGCGACCACTGGCTGATGTGCGGCTTCATCATCCTCCTGGCCTGCGTGGGCAAGTTCGGTGGCAGCGCGGTGGCCGCGCGGCTCACCGGCATGCGCTGGCGTGAGGCGGGGGCCATCGGCATCCTGATGAACACCCGCGGGTTGATGGAGCTCATCGTCCTCAACCTCGGCCTGGACCTGGGCGTCATCTCTCCCACGCTCTTCACCATGATGGTGGTGATGGCGTTGGTGACGACGTTCATGACGACGCCGCTGCTGCGCATCATCTATCCCCCCGAGGAGATGGCTCGGGACCAGGTGTCGCTCACACCCGTGGCCCCGCTGGCGGAGGCGCCGCCCTTCACCGTGCTGATGTGCGTCTCCCACGAGCAGGCGGGAGCCGGCATGGTCACCCTGGGGCGTGCGCTCCTGGGTACGCCCTCGCCGTCCTCGCAGCTCTACGCCCTGCACCTCATCCGCCCCACCGAGCGCGCCTCGTTCCACCTGCGCCATGACCCGGAGAAGGCCAGCGGCAATACCCTGGCCCCGCTGCTGGGCCGCGCGAGCAGCCTGGGCCTGGAGGTGCGGCCGCTGTCGTTCGTGTCGGCCGAGCCCGGGCTGGACATCTGCCGCACGGCCGAGGCCAAGCAGGCCAGCCTCATCCTGCTGGGCTGGCACAAGCCGCTCTTCAGCCGCACGATGCTGGGCGGCACCGTGCACGAGGTGATGCAGGAGGCGGGCACGGACGTGGCGGTGCTGGTGGACCGGGGCCTGGAGAACGTGCGCCGGGTGCTGGTGCCTTTCATCGGCAGCTCGCATGACCGGGCGGCCCTGGGGCTCGCCCGCCGGCTGCTGCAACACTCCGATGCCGAGGTCACGGTGCTGCACGTCACCCAGCCCGAGGGCCCGCGTGAGCACTCGGGCGCTCGCCCCCTGGTCGAGGCGCTCTTCCCGGAGGGGTCCGGGCGGGTGCACTTCAAGGTGGTGGCGCACGACTCGCCCGAGGACGCGGCGCTGGAGGAGTGCCGGCGCGGGTATGACCTGGTGGTGGCGGGCGTGGGCGCGGAGTGGGGCCTGGAGGACCAGCTCTTCGGCTTGCGCGGTGAGCGGCTCCTCCGAGACGCTCCCACCTCGCTGCTCATCGTGCGACACTCGGCCTCCTCGCCCGCCGCGGAGGCCACCGCCGCGACGGAGGCGGTTCCCGCGCTGACCGCGGGCAACGCCGCCTCTTGA
- a CDS encoding RCC1 domain-containing protein, with the protein MRTQKNSSLQALLAMVLLIGLAGCADFEQEGEAFCQRNPDRCDTTAPIIIQGAQSATSVLAHETVTFSVTAQDEETPHLDFVWTCSAGTLGTPASTGTNSEITWTPPPCSPAGTVITVTVTVANSKSLTTTREFTLSTNRCPSPAVSAREKHSLALRGDGTVWAWGDNSDRPPVQVSGLSSITALAAGNAHSLALRSDGTVWAWGSNASGQLGDGTTTARPTPIQLSGLSSITALAAGESHSLALRSDGTVWAWGANSSGQLGDGTTTARLTPVQVSALSGIIALAAGNAHSLALRNDGTVWAWGSNSQGQLGDGTNTTRLTPVQVPGLSSVTALTAGNSHSLALRNDGTVWGWGYNAQGQLGDGSASYSLVPTQAVLP; encoded by the coding sequence ATGAGGACGCAGAAGAATTCGAGCCTCCAGGCCCTACTGGCCATGGTGCTGCTCATCGGGCTCGCGGGCTGCGCGGATTTCGAGCAGGAGGGGGAGGCATTCTGCCAGCGCAACCCCGATCGCTGTGACACAACCGCGCCCATCATCATCCAAGGCGCTCAGTCCGCCACCAGCGTGCTGGCCCACGAAACGGTGACGTTCAGCGTCACGGCACAGGACGAGGAGACACCCCATCTCGATTTCGTGTGGACGTGCAGCGCCGGAACCCTCGGGACTCCTGCTAGCACTGGCACGAACAGCGAGATCACATGGACCCCTCCACCCTGCTCGCCAGCAGGAACTGTGATCACCGTCACCGTCACTGTCGCCAACAGCAAAAGCCTCACCACCACCAGGGAATTCACCCTCTCCACCAATCGTTGCCCGTCGCCGGCGGTTTCCGCCCGTGAAAAACACTCGCTGGCGCTGCGTGGCGATGGCACCGTCTGGGCCTGGGGCGACAACTCCGATCGCCCTCCCGTGCAGGTGTCCGGTCTGTCCAGCATCACCGCCCTGGCCGCTGGCAATGCCCACTCGCTGGCACTGCGCAGCGACGGCACCGTCTGGGCTTGGGGCTCCAACGCCTCCGGCCAGCTCGGCGATGGGACCACCACCGCCCGCCCCACCCCCATTCAGCTCTCCGGCCTGTCCAGCATCACCGCCCTGGCCGCTGGCGAGTCCCACTCGCTGGCGCTGCGCAGCGACGGCACCGTCTGGGCCTGGGGCGCCAACTCCTCCGGCCAGCTCGGCGATGGGACCACCACCGCCCGCCTCACCCCCGTGCAGGTCTCCGCTCTGTCCGGCATCATCGCGCTGGCCGCTGGCAATGCCCACTCGCTGGCGCTGCGCAACGATGGCACCGTCTGGGCCTGGGGCTCCAACTCCCAAGGCCAGCTCGGCGATGGAACAAATACCACCCGCCTCACCCCCGTGCAGGTGCCCGGCCTGTCCAGCGTCACCGCTCTGACCGCTGGCAATTCCCACTCGTTGGCCCTGCGCAACGATGGCACCGTCTGGGGTTGGGGCTACAACGCCCAAGGCCAGCTCGGCGATGGCTCGGCATCATATAGCCTGGTACCAACGCAAGCCGTGCTTCCTTGA